A single genomic interval of Actinomycetota bacterium harbors:
- a CDS encoding NTP transferase domain-containing protein — protein sequence MTSDLVGVVLAAGAGTRLRPLTHVRPKALCPVDNVALVDRALARLRPVVKRIAVNVCHGRDQLEAHLAARGVHVSIEAPQALGTAGALGQLRDWVDGRDVLVLNVDVYHPHALDSFVAGWDRSRVRLLTVRDLPRADFDGRRYCGAAVLPWTVVRDIPAERLGLHQAVFAPHADTGRLELVESTVAYFDCGTPGEYLAANLAASGGESVIGEGAVIEGEVVRSVVWPGARVRPGERLVDAIRATDDITVHVHGPERP from the coding sequence TTGACCTCCGACCTGGTCGGGGTGGTGCTGGCCGCCGGCGCGGGGACGCGCCTGCGGCCGCTCACGCACGTCCGTCCCAAGGCGCTGTGCCCGGTCGACAACGTCGCGTTGGTCGACCGGGCCCTCGCCCGGCTCCGCCCCGTCGTCAAGCGGATCGCGGTGAACGTCTGCCACGGCCGTGACCAGCTCGAAGCCCACCTCGCCGCGCGCGGCGTGCACGTCTCGATCGAGGCGCCACAGGCGCTGGGGACCGCCGGGGCGCTCGGTCAGCTGCGCGACTGGGTCGACGGGCGAGACGTGCTGGTGCTCAACGTCGACGTCTACCACCCGCACGCCCTCGACAGCTTCGTGGCCGGTTGGGACCGGTCACGGGTGCGGCTGTTGACCGTCCGCGATCTCCCGCGGGCAGACTTCGACGGGCGGCGCTACTGCGGTGCGGCTGTCTTGCCGTGGACGGTGGTCCGCGACATCCCCGCGGAGCGGCTCGGGTTGCACCAGGCGGTGTTCGCGCCGCACGCCGACACCGGCCGCCTCGAGCTCGTCGAGAGCACCGTGGCGTACTTCGACTGCGGGACCCCCGGCGAGTACCTCGCTGCCAACCTGGCCGCCTCGGGGGGTGAGAGCGTGATCGGGGAGGGCGCCGTGATCGAAGGCGAGGTGGTGCGGTCGGTGGTGTGGCCGGGGGCGCGGGTTCGTCCCGGAGAGCGGCTGGTCGACGCAATCCGAGCGACCGACGACATCACCGTCCACGTCCACGGACCCGAACGGCCGTGA
- a CDS encoding formate/nitrite transporter family protein — MTLMTWMERGTRSMLGKLTAAVVTAFLLAGTPMLHSIVTSLEMFAALHVGAPFGYLDWLGVFAWSVLGNLIGGVGLITTLRLVQVGRRKVDEERARPSHQAAA; from the coding sequence ATGACGCTGATGACCTGGATGGAGCGGGGCACCCGGTCCATGCTCGGCAAGCTCACCGCTGCGGTCGTGACGGCGTTCCTGCTGGCCGGCACGCCGATGCTGCACTCGATCGTGACCTCCCTGGAGATGTTCGCCGCGTTGCACGTCGGCGCCCCGTTCGGCTACCTCGACTGGCTCGGCGTCTTCGCCTGGTCGGTGCTCGGCAACCTGATCGGAGGGGTCGGGCTGATCACCACCCTGCGTCTGGTCCAGGTCGGCCGTCGGAAGGTCGACGAGGAACGCGCCCGTCCCTCGCATCAGGCCGCCGCTTGA
- a CDS encoding alkaline phosphatase family protein, translating into MTATLPAPRYGQASLADLGCALLRATGVTDEPDVISLPSAARVCLLVVDALGWEALTAHADLAPFLHRAARSDPLDAAFPTTTAASLGAIGTGRPAGVHGLTGATVALADHTRPMNVLAWKLHGVGPRVHLDETVVPEAFQPAPTVFERAAAAGLRPVAVGPSKHAGSGLSRAIMRGAVQVEADTPADLVTLTLGALAAAERRLVYAYHGGLDRVGHIHGVNSAQWRRELARIDALVARLAHELPDATLLMVTGDHGMVDVPRARQVEVTDHPELMEGVRVLAGEPRCRHVHTQPGAASTVLAAWGSQLGAVAAVVSREEAVQAGWYGPHVPDRVRGRIGDVVAVATDAIAIVQKHVDPQQRELVGHHGALTDAERLVPLVVVA; encoded by the coding sequence GTGACAGCCACACTGCCGGCGCCCCGCTACGGGCAGGCGTCCCTGGCCGACCTCGGCTGTGCGCTCCTGCGCGCCACCGGGGTGACCGACGAGCCCGACGTGATCAGCCTGCCGTCGGCGGCGCGGGTGTGCCTGCTGGTGGTGGATGCGCTCGGATGGGAGGCCCTGACCGCCCACGCCGACCTGGCCCCGTTCCTGCACCGCGCCGCCCGCTCCGACCCCCTCGACGCCGCCTTCCCCACGACCACCGCCGCCAGCCTGGGAGCGATCGGGACCGGCCGCCCGGCCGGGGTCCACGGCCTGACCGGGGCGACCGTGGCACTGGCGGACCACACCCGTCCCATGAACGTCCTGGCGTGGAAGCTCCACGGCGTGGGACCACGGGTGCACCTGGACGAGACGGTCGTCCCCGAGGCGTTCCAGCCGGCACCGACCGTGTTCGAGCGGGCCGCCGCCGCGGGGCTGCGTCCCGTGGCGGTCGGACCCTCCAAGCACGCCGGATCGGGGTTGTCGCGGGCGATCATGCGCGGCGCCGTGCAGGTCGAGGCCGACACGCCCGCCGACCTGGTGACGCTGACGCTCGGGGCGCTGGCAGCCGCCGAACGTCGGCTCGTCTACGCCTACCACGGTGGCCTCGACCGCGTCGGGCACATCCACGGCGTGAACAGCGCTCAGTGGCGACGCGAGCTGGCGCGGATCGACGCCCTCGTCGCACGGCTCGCGCACGAGCTGCCCGACGCCACGCTCCTGATGGTCACCGGCGACCACGGGATGGTCGACGTCCCCCGGGCCCGGCAGGTGGAGGTGACCGACCACCCGGAGCTGATGGAAGGCGTGCGTGTGCTGGCCGGGGAGCCGCGGTGCCGCCACGTCCACACGCAACCCGGCGCCGCCAGCACGGTGCTCGCCGCGTGGGGATCGCAACTGGGGGCCGTCGCCGCGGTGGTGTCGCGGGAGGAAGCCGTGCAGGCCGGCTGGTACGGCCCCCACGTCCCCGATCGGGTCCGCGGGCGGATCGGGGACGTCGTCGCGGTCGCCACCGACGCGATCGCGATCGTGCAGAAGCACGTCGACCCCCAGCAGCGTGAGCTGGTCGGCCACCACGGGGCGCTCACCGACGCTGAGCGGCTGGTCCCGCTGGTCGTGGTGGCCTGA
- a CDS encoding 1-phosphofructokinase family hexose kinase, which translates to MTSIATLTLNPALDSATHVDRVVADEKLRCTRPEVEPGGGGINVARVVGRLGGSAVAVYPAGGPPGRQLHELLEEEGVDSRPVTVGEPTRTNLHVSESDTPSQYRFVMPGGSLAEDEWRRCLAAATALGARYLVASGSLPPGVPEDLYARMVREAPDDCRVVVDTSGAPLRAVANAGAYLLKPNASELRDLCGDLPEEADLERAAEDLVDSRAADVVLLSLGAGGAYLAVRGEEGRALRAPTVPIRSRVGAGDSMVGGIVTALARGWDLVEAARFGLAAGAAAVMTPGTQLCRREDTERLYEREHHE; encoded by the coding sequence ATGACGAGCATCGCCACGCTCACGTTGAACCCGGCGTTGGACAGCGCCACGCACGTCGACCGGGTCGTCGCCGACGAGAAGCTGCGCTGCACGCGGCCCGAGGTCGAACCGGGTGGCGGCGGGATCAACGTCGCGCGGGTGGTGGGCCGGCTCGGGGGGAGCGCCGTCGCGGTGTACCCGGCCGGCGGCCCTCCTGGCCGACAGTTGCACGAACTCCTCGAGGAGGAAGGCGTCGACAGCCGCCCGGTCACCGTCGGCGAACCCACCCGGACCAACCTGCACGTGTCGGAGTCGGACACCCCGTCCCAGTACCGCTTCGTGATGCCCGGCGGCAGCCTCGCCGAAGACGAGTGGCGCCGCTGCCTGGCCGCGGCCACCGCGCTGGGGGCTCGCTACCTCGTCGCCAGCGGCAGCCTCCCGCCCGGTGTCCCCGAGGACCTGTACGCCCGCATGGTCCGCGAGGCGCCCGACGACTGCCGGGTCGTGGTCGACACGTCCGGGGCGCCCCTGCGTGCGGTCGCCAACGCCGGGGCGTACCTGCTCAAACCCAACGCCAGCGAGCTCCGCGACCTGTGTGGGGACCTGCCTGAGGAAGCCGACCTCGAGCGTGCCGCCGAGGACCTCGTCGACTCGCGAGCCGCTGACGTGGTGCTGCTGTCGCTCGGTGCCGGCGGGGCGTACCTGGCCGTGCGGGGGGAGGAAGGCCGTGCCCTGCGGGCCCCGACCGTGCCGATCCGTAGCCGGGTCGGTGCCGGCGACAGCATGGTCGGTGGGATCGTGACCGCCCTGGCGCGCGGCTGGGATCTGGTCGAGGCGGCCCGGTTCGGGTTGGCGGCGGGCGCGGCGGCGGTGATGACCCCCGGCACCCAGCTCTGCCGCCGCGAGGACACCGAGCGGCTCTACGAACGCGAACACCACGAGTGA
- a CDS encoding N-acetylmuramoyl-L-alanine amidase, with protein MPDRATARTSTWTIVRVTTLLAVAAALSLPGRPSPPGDAPTSQVRSLTVDAWAAADADGWHHGTAVQQHAVLVGADWDAPAEIELQVRGRDTGGWGPWFPVEVDADGDHDTGSEPVWLGQVQAFQFRVRGDTPALDVTRISMDGDAGLAYDPLGRPGAAYAAPATPEFVSRSDWDPNGECRPRKPARYATDVQMAYVHHTAIFPSYAPEEADDVVRAICLFHVRQRGWSDIGYNFLVDQYGRVFEGRAGGVERPVIGAHASGFNDHSVGVSVIGDFDKKPVPAPALEGLARVIAWKAAVHNLDPVGWTDVVTSTDVSPKLSRHQPGSTVTLPVVSGHLETAANTSCPGRHLYAVLGDVRERAAELAAAWPDGPPLLAAGPTAFAADGTDISAVGAGLPATQPGLRLSPRSALQLALLAMAGSTRLRYGSRSDGGGRVMGSSA; from the coding sequence GTGCCCGATCGGGCAACCGCCCGGACGTCGACGTGGACGATCGTCCGCGTCACCACGCTGTTGGCCGTCGCCGCCGCACTGAGCCTGCCGGGGCGGCCATCGCCACCCGGCGACGCACCCACGAGCCAGGTGCGGTCGCTGACGGTCGACGCGTGGGCCGCGGCGGACGCTGACGGCTGGCACCACGGAACGGCGGTGCAGCAGCACGCGGTTCTGGTCGGTGCCGACTGGGACGCTCCGGCCGAGATCGAGCTCCAGGTCCGCGGGCGTGACACCGGCGGGTGGGGCCCGTGGTTCCCGGTCGAGGTCGACGCCGACGGTGACCACGACACCGGCTCCGAGCCGGTCTGGCTCGGCCAGGTCCAGGCGTTCCAGTTCCGGGTCCGCGGCGACACGCCGGCGCTGGACGTCACCCGCATCAGCATGGACGGGGACGCTGGCCTGGCGTACGACCCGCTCGGCCGTCCGGGCGCTGCCTACGCCGCCCCGGCCACCCCCGAGTTCGTCTCACGCAGCGACTGGGATCCCAACGGAGAGTGCCGACCGCGCAAGCCAGCCCGGTACGCCACCGACGTGCAGATGGCGTACGTTCACCACACCGCGATCTTCCCCAGCTACGCGCCGGAAGAGGCCGACGACGTGGTCCGGGCCATCTGCCTGTTCCACGTGCGACAACGGGGCTGGTCGGACATCGGGTACAACTTCCTGGTCGACCAGTACGGGCGGGTCTTCGAAGGCCGCGCCGGCGGGGTCGAACGACCCGTGATCGGGGCGCACGCCTCCGGCTTCAACGACCACTCGGTGGGCGTGTCGGTCATCGGTGACTTCGACAAGAAGCCGGTCCCAGCCCCGGCCCTGGAGGGGCTGGCCCGGGTGATCGCGTGGAAGGCCGCCGTCCACAACCTGGACCCGGTGGGATGGACCGACGTGGTGACGTCCACCGACGTCAGCCCCAAGCTGTCGCGGCACCAACCGGGGTCGACCGTGACGCTCCCCGTCGTCTCCGGCCACCTCGAGACGGCCGCCAACACCTCGTGCCCGGGACGCCACCTGTACGCCGTGTTGGGTGACGTCCGCGAGCGCGCCGCCGAGTTGGCCGCCGCGTGGCCGGACGGCCCACCGCTGCTGGCCGCCGGGCCGACCGCGTTCGCAGCCGACGGAACCGACATCTCAGCGGTCGGCGCTGGGCTCCCCGCTACGCAGCCGGGCCTGCGCCTGTCGCCGCGGAGCGCGCTGCAGCTGGCTCTGCTGGCGATGGCGGGGTCGACCCGTCTACGGTACGGGTCGCGATCCGATGGCGGAGGCCGGGTGATGGGGTCATCCGCGTAA